The following is a genomic window from Gemmatimonadales bacterium.
GGTGGGAGCGGCGGGCCGGCAAGGCGCCAGGTGCCGGCGAACGCCGCGTCGAGCGCGGCCGCGGCGGGTCCCTCGATCTCGACGCCGGTGTCGCGCCAGGGCGGTACGCCGTGCGCCGGGTCGCCCGCCCACTCATCGCCGATGCATTGGCCGCCGATCACGCCGCGGCACCCATCCGCAATGACCACCTTGCGGTGGTTGCGGCTCAGGTTGGCGAAGATCCGGAGCGGATGAGGCGCATTGAAGCGGCGGACGTCGACGCCCGCCTCGCGCAGAAAGCGCCAGTAGCCGCGCCCGGTGCCGATGGAGCCCAGCCAGTCGTAGAGCACGCGCACCCGCACGCCATCGCGCGCGCGTGCGGCCAGCGCCTGCGCAAAGCGCCACCCGGTGCGGTCGTCGCGGATGATATAGTTTTCGAGGTGAACGGTGCTGCCGGCGCGCGCGATGAGGTCGAGCATCACCTCATACGTGCCGGGGCCATCGAGCAGGAGGCGCACGCGATTACCCGGGATCGGCCGTGCCGAGGCCGCGCGATTCACCGCCACCTCGATCGGACGCAGCGCGTCCGGCGCGGGCCCGGTCATGCCGCGCCTAGGCCGAGCCGTTCTTCGTGGGGGCGGAGGGCCGCGAGCACGAACGCGATGTGCTCGTCGAGCGGCACCCCGATCTCCTCGGCGCTGCGGCGAACGTCCTCGCGGTTCACGCCGCGCGCAAACGCCTTGTCCTTGAGTTTCTTGATCACGCTAGCCGGCGCGAGGTCCGCGAGGCTCCGCGACGGGCGCACGAGCGCGCAGGCCACGAGGAACCCGCACAGCTCATCCACGGCAAAGAGCGCCTGCGCCAGCGGGGTGTCGCGCGGCACGCCGGTGTAGTCCGCGTGGCCGAGAATGGCGCGGCACATCGGCTCGGGAAAGCCCTGGACGGCGAGCAGCCGCACGCCTTCGCTCGGGTGCTCCCGATCCGCCGCGTGCGCCTCGTTAGGGAAGCGCTCGTAGTCGAAGTCGTGCAGCAGGCCGACGAGCCCCCATGCGTCGGGATCTTCGCCGGCCCGCTCCGCCATGGCGCGCATGGCGAGCTCGACCGCGTACATGTGCCGGCGCAACGACTCGGAGGTGGTGTATTCGTGCACCAGCGCGAGCGCGCGCTCGCGCGCCCACGCGGAATCGGCGGTCATGACTGGTTCTCGATCCCGTCGGCATGGGCGGCGGTGAGGGCCACGCGGGTCGTAGCCTCGCCGTCGAGCACGATCTCGAAAGCGTACTGGCCGGGGGCCGGAAGGGGCACGTCGAACACGAGCACCGCCCCCGCCTCGACATCGACCACGCCCGCGGGGGGCTCGCCGAACTGTACGGTGCCTTCGCCGCCCAGCAGCTCGGTGCCCGCCGCGTCGAGGAGCCTGATCCGCATCGTATGCACGCCGATCTCGGTACGGCGCCCACGCACCCGGATCACCAGGTGGGTGCGCGGATGCATGGCCGGGAATGCGGTCACCCAGACGTGCTGAAAGATGCCGAGAACGGAGAGCTTGCCCTGCTGGTCGATCAGGGCGTAGTCGGCGAGAACCGCGAAATCGACGTGCAGCTCACCCTACCCGGATCGAGTTGATCGTGTCGTTCGGCTGGATCCGGTTCACCACGTCCATGCCCTTCGTCACCTGGCCAAAAACGGTGTGGACCCGGTCGAGATGCGCCTGCGGCGAATGGCAGATGAAGAACTGGCTGCCTCCGGTGTCCTTGCCCGCGTGCGCCATGGACAATGTGCCCGCGACGTGTTTGTGGGTGTTGAGGTGAGTCTCGCACTTGATCTTGTAGCCGGGGCCGCCGGTGCCGACGCGCGGGTTGCCGGGATCCCGGGAAAGCGGATCGCCGCCCTGGATCATGAAGTTCTGGATCACGCGATGGAAGCGGGTGCCGTCGTAGAACTCGCCGTTGGCGAGCTTCTCGAAGTTGGCCACGGTATTCGGGACCTCGTCATCGAACAGATCGGCGACGATGGTGCCCTTGCTGGTCTCGATCGTTGCGGTCTTGGACACGGGCTCCTCGGCGAATGAGGCGTCAGGAAGACTCCAATGTAGCGGCCGGCGCGCGGGCGCGCAGTTCGGCTTGCCAGGCCGCTTCGTCAACCGCCGGCGGGCTGCACGCGGTGCCGCGACACGCATAGGCCGCCGCCGCGGGGCCGCGGGCGAGCATTCCGGCGAGCGCGGGCGGGAGCGTCGATCGCCCCACGTCGTCCGGCGTGAGGCGCCGCACCACGCGCCTCGGTGCGTACGCGGCGAGCGCCGTGCGGTACATCCGGGCGGCGAGGGGGTCGCGAGCGGCGCCGGTCACGACGAATTCATTTGGCGCGCCGAGGTAGCGGTCGAGGGCGAGCAGATAGGTGGCGCCGTGCAGCCCCAACTCCGCGGCGCGGCCGGCAAACGCGCGGAGCACCTCACCTGCCCGTTCGCGCCAGCGCGCGTCGCCGGTGAGCTCGTGCAGCCGTACCGAGACGGCGGCGGCCACGCCATTGGCTGATGGGGTCGGCGTGTCCTCGACCGGTTTGATGGCGGCCGGGAGCAGTCCCTCGCCCACTTCGGGTGCGCGCGCCCGATCGAAAAAGCCGCCGCCCTTCGGGTCGCGGTAGTCGCGCCAGACCCGGTCCATGAGCCGCTCGGCCCACTCGAGCCACGCGAGGTCTCCGGTGGCTTCGTACGCGTCGAGCGCCGCGGCGGCCGCTTGCACCTGGTCGTCCAGCAACCCCCCGAGTCCACCCGGCGTGTGCGCCACCGCGTCCGGCTCGGGCGCCTCGCGGCGAATCCGCTCCAGCGTCGCGATGGCGTGGGCATGCGCCCATTCCTCATCGAGTACGGCGCCCGCGCGGAGCATCGCGGAGGCCATCATCGCGTTCCAATTGGTGTAGCGCGTGCGATCGACGAAAGGCGCGGTGCGCAGCGCCCGCGCCGCTCTGAGCTTTGCGTCGGCGGAGGCGAGGAGCTGAGCCGCGGCATCGGGGGCGACGCCCAAGCGCACCGCGACCGCGGAGAGCGTTGCCGGCACATGAAGCACGTTCTTCGCCGGGTCGTGGTGCATCTCGCCGGCGGTGCCGATGTCATAGTAGGCGGCGGCCATCTCAAATTCGGCGGGCGCCAGCACCGCGGCCGCCTCGTCGCGGGTCCAGGTGAAGTAGTCGCCGTCATCGTCGAGGCCCACGTCCGCGTCCTGACTCGCGGCGTAGCCGCCGTCGGGGTCTGCCATTACCTCGCGCACCCAATGCACGATGCCGCGGGCCACGTCAGCGTACGCCTCCACGCCGAGTGCGGCACAGGCATCGGAGTACGCGATGAGCAGCTCCGAGTTGTCATACGACATCTTCTCGAAATGGGGCACGATCCACTCGGCATCCACGCTGTAGCGATGGAAGCCGCCGCCCAGATGATCGCGGATGCCGCCGGCCGCCATCCCGTCAAGCGTGCCGACTACCGCCTCGCGGAGGCGGCGGGCCGCGGGGCCGCCGTCCGCTGCATCCCACCAGCGCCCGAGGAGGAACTCGATCGCACGCGGATGCGGAAACTTGGGCTGGGTCCCGAATCCGCCGTGCGCAGCGTCGTACGCGCCGAGCATGAGATCGGCGGCTCCCTCGAGCAGCCGCGGCGACAGCTCGCCGGCAAGCCCGTCGTCGAGGTGACGGCCGAGCACGTCGCCGACGGCACGCGCCTGGGATTCGACCTGGCCGCGGCGCGCGCGCCATGCCTCGAGCACGCTCGCGAGCACGGTGCGGAAGCCGGGCCGCCCGTAGGCATCCTCAGGCGGGAAGTACGTGCCGCCGTAGAACACCTGGCCATCCGGCGTGAGGAAGGCGGTGAGCGGCCAGCCGCCCTGGTGGGTGAGCATCTGCACCGCGCGCTGGTAGCGGGCATCCACGTCGGGGCGCTCGTCGCGATCCACCTTCACGCAGACGAAGTTTTCATTGAGGATTTGGGCGGTGGCGGAGTTCTCGTACGACTCGCCATCCATGACGTGGCACCAGTGGCACCAGACGGCGCCGATGTCGAGCAGGATGGGACGCTCGGCCGCCCGCGCCGCGGCAAAGGCCTCGGGGCCCCACGCGTACCAGTGGATCGGCTGGTGGGCAGCGGAGCGGAGGTAGGCGGAGCGCTCGTCGGCGAGGCGGTTGGCGGCCATGCCCGGAAATATGCACGATCGAGCGGTCGGCGCGGGCTCAGGCCGGACGAAGCGCCGCCGTTCACGCGCGCCGCTTGACCGGCGGCGCGCTATACCGTACCGTACAGCCACATCGCCCGGCGATGGAGTTCGCCCGGAACCGCCGTCCCCGACGGCTGATGACTCCTGAACGGCCTGGATCGGCCGCCGGGAGATTTTTTTGTGCCGCCCTCCCTCCGCTGGTCCGCAGCATGGAGGGAGTCACCCGTGCACTCCAACGTCTGGCTGGTTGCCACCGTCTGGATGGCGCTCGCGCTTCTCGCGAGCCTGATCTCGATCCGGGTCGGCGTCTCGGTGGCGCTCGTCGAGATCCTGCTGGGCGTCGTTGCGGGCAATTTCCTCGACGTACACACGACCCCGTGGATCGATTTCCTCGCCACATTCGGATCCGGCTTGCTCACCTTTCTGGCCGGTGCCGAGATCGATCCCGATTCGCTCCGGCGCCATCTCAAGCCGGCACTGGTGATCGGGGCGGTCGGGTTCACCGCTCCATTCCTCGCCGCCGGTGCCTTCGCGTACTGGGTGGCGCACTGGGAGCGGCACGCCGCCTACATCGCCGGCATCGCGCTCTCGACCACATCGGTTGCGGTGGTGTATGCGGTGATGGTGGAGACCGGTCTCAACCGCACGGAGATCGGCAAGCTGATCCTCGCCGCCTGCTTCGTGAACGATTTCGGCACCGTGCTCGCCCTTGGCATCGTCTTCGCGAACTTCAACGGCTGGCTGGCGCTCTTCGTCGCCGTGACCGCGACCGTGCTCTGGTATCTGCCGAGGCTCACGCGCTACGTGATCCGCAGCGTAGGCCAACGGGTGAGCGAACCCGAGGTCAAGTTCGTCTTCCTGATCCTGTTCGGGCTTGGCGGATTGGCGCAGGTGGCCAGGAGCGAAGCGGTGCTGCCGGCGTATCTGGTCGGGCTGGTGATCGCCGGCGTGTTCGTGCGCGACCGCGCGCTCATGGATCGCATGCGGGCCATCGCGTTCAGCCTGCTCACGCCGTTCTACTTTCTCAAGGCCGGGCTGTACGTGTCGCTCCCCTCGGTCGCGGCCGGCGCGCTGCTCATCGCGGCGCTCCTCCTCACCAAGATGGGTTCCAAGGTGGTGGGCATCTGGCCGCTCACGCGCGCGTTCGCGTTCGAGCGCCGCGAAGGTGTGTACACGACGCTGCTCATGTCGACCGGACTCACCTTCGGGACGATCTCCGCCCTGTTCGGGCTCACCAATCACATCATCACCCAGGCGCAGTACACGGTGCTCGTTACCGTGGTGATCGGCAGCGCCATCGTCCCGACGCTCATCGCGCAACGCTGGTTCGCACCGGCGGCCGCCGGGCCGCCGGCGGTGGCGCCGCCGGCACCGGTTCCGCAGCCCGCATCGGCGATCTGAGACCAGTACGGGCCGGGAGGCCAGCTTGCTTCGAACGAATCTCCTGGTGCGATGACCGCGCGCGCGCCGCTCGATGCGCTTGCCGCGATCGGCGATGAAGCGGGGGTGCCCGGCACCGCGGCGGAAGCGCGCGAGTTGGCCGGACGTCTGGGGGCGGGCCGATTCTACGTGGCCTGCGTCGGAGAGTTCAAGCGCGGCAAATCCACGCTC
Proteins encoded in this region:
- a CDS encoding HD domain-containing protein — its product is MTADSAWARERALALVHEYTTSESLRRHMYAVELAMRAMAERAGEDPDAWGLVGLLHDFDYERFPNEAHAADREHPSEGVRLLAVQGFPEPMCRAILGHADYTGVPRDTPLAQALFAVDELCGFLVACALVRPSRSLADLAPASVIKKLKDKAFARGVNREDVRRSAEEIGVPLDEHIAFVLAALRPHEERLGLGAA
- a CDS encoding peptidylprolyl isomerase: MSKTATIETSKGTIVADLFDDEVPNTVANFEKLANGEFYDGTRFHRVIQNFMIQGGDPLSRDPGNPRVGTGGPGYKIKCETHLNTHKHVAGTLSMAHAGKDTGGSQFFICHSPQAHLDRVHTVFGQVTKGMDVVNRIQPNDTINSIRVG
- a CDS encoding thioredoxin domain-containing protein, producing MAANRLADERSAYLRSAAHQPIHWYAWGPEAFAAARAAERPILLDIGAVWCHWCHVMDGESYENSATAQILNENFVCVKVDRDERPDVDARYQRAVQMLTHQGGWPLTAFLTPDGQVFYGGTYFPPEDAYGRPGFRTVLASVLEAWRARRGQVESQARAVGDVLGRHLDDGLAGELSPRLLEGAADLMLGAYDAAHGGFGTQPKFPHPRAIEFLLGRWWDAADGGPAARRLREAVVGTLDGMAAGGIRDHLGGGFHRYSVDAEWIVPHFEKMSYDNSELLIAYSDACAALGVEAYADVARGIVHWVREVMADPDGGYAASQDADVGLDDDGDYFTWTRDEAAAVLAPAEFEMAAAYYDIGTAGEMHHDPAKNVLHVPATLSAVAVRLGVAPDAAAQLLASADAKLRAARALRTAPFVDRTRYTNWNAMMASAMLRAGAVLDEEWAHAHAIATLERIRREAPEPDAVAHTPGGLGGLLDDQVQAAAAALDAYEATGDLAWLEWAERLMDRVWRDYRDPKGGGFFDRARAPEVGEGLLPAAIKPVEDTPTPSANGVAAAVSVRLHELTGDARWRERAGEVLRAFAGRAAELGLHGATYLLALDRYLGAPNEFVVTGAARDPLAARMYRTALAAYAPRRVVRRLTPDDVGRSTLPPALAGMLARGPAAAAYACRGTACSPPAVDEAAWQAELRARAPAATLESS
- a CDS encoding cation:proton antiporter, giving the protein MHSNVWLVATVWMALALLASLISIRVGVSVALVEILLGVVAGNFLDVHTTPWIDFLATFGSGLLTFLAGAEIDPDSLRRHLKPALVIGAVGFTAPFLAAGAFAYWVAHWERHAAYIAGIALSTTSVAVVYAVMVETGLNRTEIGKLILAACFVNDFGTVLALGIVFANFNGWLALFVAVTATVLWYLPRLTRYVIRSVGQRVSEPEVKFVFLILFGLGGLAQVARSEAVLPAYLVGLVIAGVFVRDRALMDRMRAIAFSLLTPFYFLKAGLYVSLPSVAAGALLIAALLLTKMGSKVVGIWPLTRAFAFERREGVYTTLLMSTGLTFGTISALFGLTNHIITQAQYTVLVTVVIGSAIVPTLIAQRWFAPAAAGPPAVAPPAPVPQPASAI